TGCATTATGATCTCTGTCCAAACTACAACCGCAGTGAGGGCAATCGTGCCACCGGACATGCAGCTTTTTAGGAACTTTCTTTCCACAATTGGAGCAATTCTGTGAAGTATTATGGGCGCTTACTGGAACCGCCAACAAACCAGCATTTATGGCCGTAGGCCACGCTACGCGAACGGCTTTGTTTGTCAGAATTGTCAGAAAGCTTGACCACCCAGCATCTAACACAGATTTAGCTAATCGGGATTTAGCCAGTCCCTTTACGTTCAGTTTTTCGTGAGCTATTATATCATATTTTGACAGCAAATAATTAGCGGTCTTAAAGTGGAAGTCTTTCCGTTTGTCTGCTACTTTTTTATGCTGCCTGCCAAGCTGTTTAATCGCTTTGAGTCTATTTTTGCTTCCTTTTTTCCTCCGAGATACCCTTTTCTGTATAACCCTCAGTCTTTTTTGAGACTTTCGGTAATATTGTGGAATCCCAATAGTTTCTCCTTCGGAAGTAGTCAAGAACTCCTTAAGACCAACATCGATACCGACTATTGAATCAGGATTAATGTTAGGTTTAACTTTCGGCGTTCGCCTTTGGCGTGGCCTACGGCCAAGCCGACGCTGCGCGAACGGTAACAGTTTTATCCTCTAGAGACAAAACCAGATAATACCCGTCACACTTTATGGTAATTGAAGCTGTTTTTATTTTAAATCCATCAGGAACAGGACGATGTAAAACAATTCTGACTTTTCCTATCTTAGGTAAGTCGATTAGGTCGCCCTCTAAGCATCCCTCTTTGATCTGGGGATAAGTAAAGGTGCGGTAGCGGTGTTGTTTTTTGAATCTGGGTCTACCGCTCCTGTTCCCATTTTTATCTCCTTTAACAAATCGGTCGAAAGCTAGTTTTACCCGTTTAACGACATCCTGAAGCACCTGTGAATGTATATCCTTGTACCAAGAATGAGTTTTTTTGAGGTTGGGTAAAGTTTTCTTTTGGCTATAGTAGTTCGGGTTATCTCTTAATTCGGGAAGATGGCAAACAAGGGGGCAAGCGTTAATGGAACAGCGATTATGATCGTACCAGCAAAACCGTTCGCGTAGCGTCGGCTTTGCCGAATCAGCTAACAGATAGTTATATTGAGCGCACAACATTGAAAGCCAGTGATATATCTTGGCCTTTTGCTGTTTTGTAGGTTTTAGTCGGTACTGATAAGCTATTCTCATTTGACTTGCTCTTTAGCTTTATCGACCTATAATAATATTAACATAAGTACGGCCAAATGGCAAGTGAAAATAAAAAATAAAAAATTGACAATTAGAGTTACTGAGTTTGAAAGAAGGCAATTGGAACAAGAAGCGAATAGACGTGGAATGACCCAGTCCGAGCTGATCAGAAGTTTAATAGCTCGCTTCCCAGATCCAATAGATCCTGTCCGCGATTCATCCCACACTCATGCTGCGCATGTTCGTTGTGGGGCTTCTCGCGGAGGAAGCTAAATTATGCGATCGCGTAGCGTGACCGTAGGTCAATCCCGTAGCGTGACCGTAGGTCAATCCCGTAGCGTGACCGTAGGTCAATCCCGTAGCGTGACCGTAGGCCAATCGCAACGGTTGTCAGCGAGATTATGCGTTCCCGTAGCGTGACCGTAGGCCAATCCCGTAGCGTGGCCGTAGGCCAATCGCAACGGTTGTCAGCGAGATTATGCGTTCCCGTAGCGTGGCCGTAGGCCAATCACAACGCTTATCATCTAACATTCCCGTTCCGCCAACTCCATCCAACGCTCAGTTGCTGTATCAATTTCCTGAGTCAACGCCTCTAAAGTCTGATAAAGTTTCTGGACTTCACTGGTGTTTTTGGGAGGAGATTGATAAAGGGTTTTCTCCAACTCAGCTTTCTGAGCTTCCAGTTGGGGAATCTGACTTTCGAGTTTCTCAAATTCCCGCCTTTCCCAGTTAGACAGCCGACGGGGTTTGTTATTACTCGATGATTTTTTATTGGACGGCTCGACCTTAGAGGATTCAGGCTTTTTACGTTGAGTCTGAGCCATCTGTTGGGCTAGTTTTGCCTCTTCTTCTCGCTTTTTATCGATATAAACGGAATAATTACCAGGATACTGACGTATGTTACCCTCAGATTCAAAGGCAAAGATTTTATCTACGGTGCGGTCTAGGAAATAGCGGTCGTGGGAGACAATAATCACACAACCGTTAAACCCCTCTAGATACTCTTCCAGTACAGCTAGAGTTTGTACATCTAAATCATTAGTGGGCTCGTCAAGAATAAGTACATTGGGAGAACTCATCAGTACTTGCAACAGAAACAAGCGACGTTTCTCACCGCCGGAAAGCTTATGAATTGGTGCATACTGTTGGGTGGGAGGAAATAAGAAACGCTCCAGCATCTGTGAGGCAGTAATCAATGTGCCATCAGCGGTTTTCACATACTCGGCTACGTCTTTAAGGTAATCAATTACCCGCTGATTTTGATTAAGAGCTTCGAGCAAATCCTCTGAATGCTGGTCAAAGTAACCGATATAAATGGTAGACCCAATTTCAACGTTACCAGAATCGGGCTGAATGCGTCCAGTAATAATATCCATTAGGGTAGATTTTCCTACCCCATTCCCACCAATGATGCCAACTCGGTCATCTGGACTAAATTCGTAGGTAAAATCTTTTACAAGAATTCTATCGTTATAGCCTTTAGAGACATTCTCTAACTCAATTACTTTCTTGCCAATGCGACGACCAGGGGTAGAAATTTCTACTTTACCCTGAGCTTGTTTAAACTCCTTGGCTTGCATCTCGTGAATACGGTCAATTCTAGCTTTTTGCTTGGTACTGCGAGCTTTTGGACCCCGTTTGAGCCATTCTAACTCTCGGCGCAATACCCCTTGATGTTTCCGTTGAGTGCTGATGGCTGATTCTTCAGCTAAAGCTTTTTTCTCTAAATAGTAGGAATAGTTGCCAGAGTAAGTATACAGGTCTCCCCGGTCAATTTCGATAATGCGGTTGGTGACCTGGTCTAGAAAATAGCGGTCGTGAGTAATCAGTAAGATTGCTCCACGATAACTATTTAGGTAACTCTGTAACCATTCTACCGACATGGCATCGAGATGGTTTGTTGGCTCATCCATCAACAATACTTCTGGTTCCGCTAGCAAGGCGGCTGCTAATGCAATCCGTTTACGATAGCCACCAGACAACTGACCAATGGGAGCATCAAAATCAACTATTCCTAATTTACTTAGAATAATTTTTGCCTTTGTTTCCAGTTCCCAAGCTCCTGTAGCATCCATCTGCTGGGTTACACTTGAAAGCTGTGCTAGCAGTTGGTTATCTTCGGGATTGTGAGCCAATTTCTGGGAAAGTTCTTCATAGTCACGAATCAGAGTCATCTGCTGAGCACTATCAGCAAATACTTGCTCTAAAACGGTGTGATTGTCATCTAAGTCTGGTTGTTGGGGTAAGTAAACAATTTTAGTTTTGGGATTAATGGAGAGTTGACCAGCATCAATGGGCTCAAGACCAGCAATTATTTTTAATAGGGTCGATTTGCCTGAACCATTAGTGCCAATTAGACCAACTTTATCCATAGGATCTAGACTAAAGGTAGCTTCTTTGAGGATTTCTTTAATCCCAAAGTCTTTGCGAACGGATTGTAGGGTGAAAATACTCATGAAAATTTATAGGAAAGGGAGTAGGGATTAGGGAGTAGGGAGTAGGGAGTAGGGAGTAGGGAGTAGGGAATAGGGAACAGAAATATGTCTTATATCAAGTCTGGTTGAATACCATAATTAAGGGGCGGGGGCGCGGGGAGATGGGGAGATGGGGAGATGGGGAGATGGGGGAGGTTTTTATTAAGGGTAATTATCCTGACATGATATTAAGCTTTACTTCGACTGCTAGAAATTTATTTAGTTTTAAAAAACCCGCTTTCTGGGTAGAAAACGGGTTTTGGTAGTTGTAATTTAACTACTAATACTCAACTCCAAAGTATCAAACGTCCCACTAGTAACTAGCATTAAATTAAAGAGTTCTTGACTATTTTATTGACATTTTGATGCTATTGAGGTATATCGTTTAGGTCAAAGATAAAGGGAACACTGCGACTCCCATCACCACCAATAACTAGAACTTTAGGCATCTGAGCCCCACCCTCTCGCCAAGCTGCGATCGCTTCTTTCTGGAGCACTAGTTCACCCCCTTGAGCTTTGAGGGTTTCGGCCAAAAGTCGTTGGGCTTCTGCTTTACCCTGAGCGCGATTAATTTCTGCTTGAGCTTCTTGCTCAGCCTGCTGTGCTATATAAACAGCTCGTTGGGCTTGTTGTTCAGCTACCTGTTTTTCTTCAACTGCCTTGGCAAATTCCCTAGAAAAATTCAGGTCAATGACACTAGTATCCAATACTTCGACATCATACTTGGCTAACCTTTCGCCCAAAGCCTTATCAAAATCTTCCTTTAACTGACTCCGTTGGGTAATGGATTCTTCAGCAGTACGAAGGGCGGCAGCAATTTTAAATGACTCTTGAGTCTGAGGGGCAATAATTGTGGCCACTAGATTCTGTAGAGTTCCTTGTTTTCGCCTGATGCTAACCACTTGACTGGGATCGAGGCGGAAGTTGATCGCAAATCGAGCGGTCAAATCCTGAAGATCTTTAGTGGAACTCTGGGCTGGTACTTCAAACTTCTGTACGGTGACATCATACACATCGACTATAGAGACGAAGGGCAGTTTGAAGTGGATACCTTCAAGCAGAGCGCCATCTCTAGCTTTACCCAAAATACTAAGGACTCCAGCCTGACCGGGATTGATGATTACAAAACAATTAAAGGTGAGGAGAATAACTAATGCTGCGATAATCCCCCCGAGTAAAGATTGCCAATTTTGTGGATTTTGGTTCCTCAAGTTTTAATCTCCTTTTGAATTATCCCCCGGATGAATCACAGGGGAATTAAGCCCTGATGTTACCAGATAGGGCATTTGCCACATCTCGTAAGCCTTATGGCATCATATCTTCAGCATACTAGAAAAGTTCGTATATCAGCTATCAGCTATAGGAAAGGGAACAGGGAGTAGGGAGTAGGGAGTAGGGAGTAGGGAACAGGGAACAGGGAGTAGGGAGTAGGGAACAAAATTCTCTGAATTCCTACACGGATTGCTATATTAGCTATGAGCTATCAGCATATGGGCTACGCGCACGCTACACCGAACAGCTTATGGGTCACACAGGCTAGAAGCCTGTGCCACGCTAGTTGAGGTGCCACGCTAGTTGAGGTGCCACGCTAGTTGAGGTGCCAAAGGCCAACGGCTGACCACTGACCGCTGACCACTGACCACTGACCACTGACCACTGACCACTGACCACTGATAGCTGACCACTGATAGCTGATCTCAAAACCCTATATCTTCCCTAGCTAATTGGGCGGCTAAAAATACCTCTTGATCGGACTTTTCTTGCCAATCTAGCTCCCCAATTTCCTGATAAAATTGTTGATCGTAAGCACGAGTTTTGACTACGACTGGCATTGGTACTGCATGTCCTAAAATTAAGGCTTGTTGTTTAGAATCTAACTTAGC
The Moorena sp. SIOASIH genome window above contains:
- a CDS encoding ABC-F family ATP-binding cassette domain-containing protein encodes the protein MSIFTLQSVRKDFGIKEILKEATFSLDPMDKVGLIGTNGSGKSTLLKIIAGLEPIDAGQLSINPKTKIVYLPQQPDLDDNHTVLEQVFADSAQQMTLIRDYEELSQKLAHNPEDNQLLAQLSSVTQQMDATGAWELETKAKIILSKLGIVDFDAPIGQLSGGYRKRIALAAALLAEPEVLLMDEPTNHLDAMSVEWLQSYLNSYRGAILLITHDRYFLDQVTNRIIEIDRGDLYTYSGNYSYYLEKKALAEESAISTQRKHQGVLRRELEWLKRGPKARSTKQKARIDRIHEMQAKEFKQAQGKVEISTPGRRIGKKVIELENVSKGYNDRILVKDFTYEFSPDDRVGIIGGNGVGKSTLMDIITGRIQPDSGNVEIGSTIYIGYFDQHSEDLLEALNQNQRVIDYLKDVAEYVKTADGTLITASQMLERFLFPPTQQYAPIHKLSGGEKRRLFLLQVLMSSPNVLILDEPTNDLDVQTLAVLEEYLEGFNGCVIIVSHDRYFLDRTVDKIFAFESEGNIRQYPGNYSVYIDKKREEEAKLAQQMAQTQRKKPESSKVEPSNKKSSSNNKPRRLSNWERREFEKLESQIPQLEAQKAELEKTLYQSPPKNTSEVQKLYQTLEALTQEIDTATERWMELAEREC
- a CDS encoding prohibitin family protein — encoded protein: MRNQNPQNWQSLLGGIIAALVILLTFNCFVIINPGQAGVLSILGKARDGALLEGIHFKLPFVSIVDVYDVTVQKFEVPAQSSTKDLQDLTARFAINFRLDPSQVVSIRRKQGTLQNLVATIIAPQTQESFKIAAALRTAEESITQRSQLKEDFDKALGERLAKYDVEVLDTSVIDLNFSREFAKAVEEKQVAEQQAQRAVYIAQQAEQEAQAEINRAQGKAEAQRLLAETLKAQGGELVLQKEAIAAWREGGAQMPKVLVIGGDGSRSVPFIFDLNDIPQ